In Arthrobacter burdickii, one DNA window encodes the following:
- a CDS encoding GDSL-type esterase/lipase family protein, with translation MEQRRIRLAAVGDELLAGLGDPRALGWIGRVMARTRPDNAFVEAYSLAAPGEGTESLANRWLQEAGRRFGDGFENRLVIGLSDRDLDLELSTARSRLNLANILDGAAQMSIKVLVVGPPPGLDAERNRRLADLSAAFGDVTTRRKHVFVDTFTPLLAHEQWRHDLAANGGTPGQAGYGLIAWLVLHRGWFQWLDVPAPE, from the coding sequence GTGGAACAACGCAGAATCCGGCTAGCAGCAGTGGGCGACGAACTCCTCGCGGGGCTCGGTGATCCGCGGGCACTGGGCTGGATCGGACGCGTGATGGCCCGGACCCGGCCGGACAACGCCTTCGTCGAGGCCTACAGCCTCGCGGCTCCCGGCGAGGGGACGGAGTCCCTGGCGAACCGCTGGCTGCAGGAGGCCGGACGCCGCTTCGGCGACGGGTTCGAGAACCGCCTCGTCATCGGCCTCTCGGACCGCGACCTCGACCTCGAGCTGTCGACCGCGAGGAGCAGGCTCAACCTCGCCAACATCCTCGACGGCGCGGCACAGATGAGCATCAAGGTCCTCGTCGTCGGTCCCCCGCCGGGCCTCGATGCCGAACGCAACCGCCGCCTCGCCGACCTGTCCGCGGCGTTCGGCGACGTGACCACGCGCCGCAAGCACGTCTTCGTCGACACGTTCACACCCCTGCTGGCGCACGAGCAGTGGCGCCACGATCTCGCCGCGAACGGCGGGACGCCGGGCCAGGCCGGGTACGGCCTCATCGCCTGGCTCGTCCTGCACCGCGGCTGGTTCCAGTGGCTCGACGTGCCCGCTCCTGAGTAG
- a CDS encoding multifunctional oxoglutarate decarboxylase/oxoglutarate dehydrogenase thiamine pyrophosphate-binding subunit/dihydrolipoyllysine-residue succinyltransferase subunit, producing MPEQTSHRLPEEFGGNEWLVDELYEQFQKDRHSVDKKWWDLFDSFDAEDTAAGNDRTAADEPANPALAPTATRPAAPSSNGGTPPAPAAPAHPPTKELPVVRTEAAAPKASGESPASTQQSGKPPVANEPAKKPETSREDKPAAQPIPAQLPASDRNAEMEENKVSVLRGPAKAISTNMEASLSVPTATSVRAIPAKLLIDNRVVINSNLARARGGKVSFTHLIGYAIIRALAQFPSQNVYYDVIDGKPSAVQPAHVNFGLAIDMPKPDGTRSLVVPNIKKAETMNFSEFWHAYEDLVKKARAGKLGADDYAGTTVSLTNPGGIGTVHSVPRLSKGQACIIGAGALEYPAEFQGSSEKTLAKHAISKTITLTSTYDHRVIQGAGSGEFLRIIHQLLLGEQGFYDEIFESLRIPYEPVRWSADIQVDPVDQINKVARIQQLIHAYRVRGHLMADTNPLEYVQRKHADLDIRTHGLTLWDLDREWPTGGFGGQPMLKFRDMLGVLRDAYCRTTGIEYMHLQDPAERQWFQDELEHPYSKPSREEQLRILHKLNSAEAFETFLQTKFVGQKRFSLEGGESLIPLLDAVLSGAADDGLDEVAIGMAHRGRLNVLTNIAGKTYAQVFREFEGTQDPRSVQGSGDVKYHLGTEGTFTSDAGNETKVYLAANPSHLEAVDPVLEGIVRAKQDLLDQHDSFPVLPILIHGDAAFAGQGVVAETLNLSQLRGYRTGGTIHVIVNNQVGFTTSPTSSRSSVYSTDVAKMVQAPVFHVNGDDPEAVVRVAQLAYQFRQRFNKDVVIDMVCYRRRGHNEGDDPSMTQPMMYNLIEAKRSVRKLYTEALIGRGDITQEEAEQALRDYQERLERVFAETHAAQTSPIPVVTKDPKAVSNLERPYAQQSSDGGESAAQPTAISAETLAHIGAAHIAIPEGFTVHPKLKALLEKREQMSREGGIDWGFGEVAAFGSLLMEGVPVRLAGQDSRRGTFVQRHAVFHDRATGHEWLPLDDLSKDQAKFWVYDSSLSEYAAMGFEYGYSVERPDALVIWEAQFGDFVNGAQTIIDEFISSAEQKWGQRSSLVLMLPHGYEGQGPDHSSARIERFLQMCAEENMVVANPSSAASHFHLLRQHAYRRPRKPLVIFTPKQLLRLKAAASPVEEFTQGTFQPVIPDTLGTPGNDVERVILVSGRLYYDLLSSRQKLDDGKTAIVRVEQLYPLPLDEIKAALATYPNAEIVWAQDEPANQGPWPFIGLNLPQELDRRVRLASRPASASTATGSAKSHAVEQELLIKRAFGRQQ from the coding sequence GTGCCAGAACAAACCAGCCACCGTCTACCTGAAGAGTTCGGCGGGAACGAGTGGCTTGTTGATGAACTCTACGAACAGTTCCAGAAAGACCGCCACTCGGTCGACAAGAAGTGGTGGGACCTGTTCGATTCGTTCGACGCAGAAGATACAGCAGCAGGGAACGACCGCACTGCAGCGGACGAACCCGCCAACCCCGCACTGGCACCGACGGCCACGCGTCCCGCGGCCCCGTCGTCGAATGGTGGCACCCCGCCCGCACCGGCTGCCCCCGCGCATCCCCCGACGAAGGAACTGCCGGTCGTGAGGACCGAGGCTGCCGCGCCGAAGGCCTCCGGTGAGAGCCCCGCGAGCACCCAGCAGAGCGGCAAGCCCCCCGTGGCGAACGAACCGGCGAAGAAGCCGGAGACCTCCCGGGAGGACAAGCCCGCCGCCCAGCCCATCCCGGCACAGCTTCCCGCCTCGGACCGCAATGCCGAGATGGAAGAGAACAAGGTCAGCGTGCTCCGCGGGCCCGCCAAGGCGATCTCCACCAACATGGAAGCCAGCCTGAGCGTCCCCACCGCGACGAGCGTCCGGGCCATCCCAGCCAAGCTGCTGATCGACAACCGCGTGGTCATCAACAGCAACCTGGCCCGCGCCCGCGGCGGTAAGGTCTCCTTCACGCACCTCATCGGCTACGCGATCATCCGGGCTCTCGCCCAGTTCCCGTCGCAGAACGTCTACTACGACGTCATCGACGGCAAGCCCTCGGCAGTGCAGCCCGCCCACGTGAACTTCGGCCTCGCGATCGACATGCCGAAGCCCGACGGGACGCGCTCGCTCGTGGTGCCGAACATCAAGAAGGCCGAGACCATGAACTTCTCGGAGTTCTGGCACGCCTACGAGGACCTCGTGAAGAAGGCGCGCGCCGGCAAGCTCGGCGCCGACGACTACGCCGGCACCACGGTGTCCCTGACCAACCCCGGCGGCATCGGTACCGTCCACTCGGTCCCGCGCCTCTCCAAGGGCCAGGCCTGCATCATCGGGGCGGGCGCCCTCGAGTACCCGGCCGAGTTCCAGGGCTCCAGCGAGAAGACGCTCGCGAAGCACGCGATCAGCAAGACCATCACGCTGACCTCGACGTACGACCACCGCGTCATCCAGGGCGCGGGCAGCGGTGAGTTCCTGCGGATCATCCACCAGCTGCTGCTGGGTGAGCAGGGCTTCTACGACGAGATCTTCGAGTCGCTGCGCATCCCCTACGAGCCCGTGCGCTGGAGCGCCGACATCCAGGTCGACCCGGTGGACCAGATCAACAAGGTCGCCCGGATCCAGCAGCTCATCCACGCGTACCGCGTGCGCGGCCACCTGATGGCGGACACCAACCCGCTCGAGTACGTCCAGCGCAAGCACGCCGACCTCGACATCCGCACCCACGGCCTCACGCTGTGGGACCTCGACCGCGAATGGCCCACGGGCGGCTTCGGCGGACAGCCGATGCTCAAGTTCCGGGACATGCTCGGCGTCCTGCGCGACGCCTACTGCCGCACCACCGGCATCGAGTACATGCACCTGCAGGACCCCGCCGAGCGGCAGTGGTTCCAGGACGAGCTGGAGCACCCCTACTCCAAGCCGAGCCGCGAGGAGCAGCTGCGCATCCTGCACAAGCTGAACTCCGCCGAGGCCTTCGAGACGTTCCTGCAGACGAAGTTCGTCGGCCAGAAGCGCTTCTCCCTCGAGGGCGGCGAATCCCTGATCCCGCTGCTCGACGCCGTGCTCTCCGGTGCGGCCGACGACGGCCTCGACGAGGTCGCCATCGGCATGGCGCACCGCGGCCGCCTGAACGTGCTCACCAACATCGCCGGCAAGACGTACGCCCAGGTCTTCCGCGAATTCGAGGGCACGCAGGACCCGCGCTCCGTGCAGGGCTCGGGCGACGTGAAGTACCACCTCGGCACCGAGGGGACGTTCACCTCCGACGCCGGCAACGAGACCAAGGTCTACCTCGCCGCGAACCCGTCACACCTCGAGGCCGTCGACCCCGTGCTCGAGGGCATCGTCCGGGCGAAGCAGGACCTCCTCGACCAGCACGACAGCTTCCCCGTGCTGCCGATCCTCATCCACGGTGATGCGGCCTTCGCGGGCCAGGGCGTCGTGGCGGAGACCCTCAACCTGTCGCAGCTCCGTGGCTACCGCACCGGCGGCACCATCCACGTGATCGTGAACAACCAGGTCGGCTTCACCACGAGCCCGACGTCGTCGCGTTCCTCGGTGTACTCCACGGATGTCGCGAAGATGGTCCAGGCTCCCGTGTTCCACGTGAACGGCGACGATCCGGAGGCCGTGGTCCGCGTGGCCCAGCTGGCCTACCAGTTCCGCCAGCGGTTCAACAAGGACGTCGTCATCGACATGGTCTGCTACCGCCGTCGGGGCCACAACGAGGGCGATGACCCCTCGATGACGCAGCCCATGATGTACAACCTGATCGAGGCGAAGCGCTCGGTCCGCAAGCTGTACACCGAGGCCCTGATCGGCCGCGGCGACATCACGCAGGAAGAGGCGGAGCAGGCCCTGCGCGACTACCAGGAGCGCCTCGAGCGCGTCTTCGCCGAGACCCACGCGGCCCAGACGTCGCCGATCCCGGTCGTCACCAAGGACCCGAAGGCGGTCTCGAACCTCGAGCGGCCCTACGCGCAGCAGTCCTCGGACGGCGGCGAGTCCGCCGCGCAGCCGACGGCGATCAGCGCAGAGACGCTGGCGCACATCGGCGCGGCGCACATCGCGATCCCCGAGGGCTTCACGGTCCACCCGAAGCTCAAGGCACTGCTCGAGAAGCGTGAGCAAATGTCCCGTGAGGGCGGCATCGACTGGGGCTTCGGCGAGGTTGCGGCCTTCGGGTCGCTGCTCATGGAGGGCGTGCCCGTGCGGCTCGCCGGCCAGGACTCGCGCCGTGGCACCTTCGTGCAGCGGCACGCGGTGTTCCACGACCGGGCGACCGGCCACGAATGGCTGCCCCTGGACGACCTCAGCAAGGACCAGGCCAAGTTCTGGGTCTACGACTCCTCGCTGAGCGAGTACGCGGCCATGGGCTTCGAGTACGGCTACTCCGTGGAGCGGCCTGACGCGCTCGTGATCTGGGAGGCGCAGTTCGGCGACTTCGTCAACGGCGCGCAGACCATCATCGACGAGTTCATCAGCTCCGCCGAGCAGAAGTGGGGACAGCGTTCCTCGCTCGTCCTGATGCTGCCCCACGGCTACGAGGGCCAGGGCCCCGACCACTCCTCTGCACGCATCGAGCGCTTCCTGCAGATGTGTGCCGAGGAGAACATGGTGGTCGCGAACCCGAGCAGTGCCGCCTCGCACTTCCACCTGCTGCGTCAGCACGCCTACCGCCGCCCGCGGAAGCCGCTCGTGATCTTCACCCCCAAGCAGCTGCTGCGCCTGAAGGCAGCGGCAAGTCCGGTGGAGGAGTTCACGCAGGGCACCTTCCAGCCCGTCATCCCCGACACGCTCGGGACGCCGGGGAACGACGTCGAACGCGTCATCCTGGTGTCCGGACGGCTCTACTACGACCTGCTGTCCTCCCGGCAGAAGCTCGACGACGGCAAGACGGCCATCGTCCGCGTGGAGCAGCTGTACCCGCTCCCGCTGGACGAGATCAAGGCCGCCCTTGCCACCTACCCCAACGCGGAGATCGTGTGGGCGCAGGACGAGCCAGCGAACCAGGGACCGTGGCCCTTCATCGGGCTCAACCTCCCCCAGGAGCTCGACCGGCGCGTGCGCCTGGCCTCGCGTCCGGCGTCCGCGTCGACCGCCACGGGATCGGCGAAGAGCCACGCGGTGGAGCAGGAACTCCTCATCAAGAGGGCGTTCGGCCGGCAACAGTAG
- a CDS encoding GuaB1 family IMP dehydrogenase-related protein — protein sequence MRFINPPTTDLTYSDVFLVPSASEVISRFDVDLSSDDGTGTTIPLVVANMTAVTGRRMVETVARRGGIGVLPQDVPVEVIAEVTSWVKDRHPVFETPLKLQPGNTVIDALHLMYKRAHGAVLVVDGGVCVGVVTAADCEEVDRFASLESVMRPAPAPFEASLFDDNPAVALQKAFEELDGARASLAPVVRDGVLQGVITRTGALRSTIYEPALDAAGKLRVAAAVGINGDVEAKAAALLDAGVDVLVVDTAHGHQRKMLDALAVVRGLDPKVPIVAGNVVSADGVRDLVAAGASIIKVGVGPGAMCTTRMMTAVGRPQFSAVHECAQAAAELGAHVWADGGVRYPRDVALALAAGASQVMIGSWFAGTYESPGDLQTDSDGRRYKESFGMASARAVQNRTRRDDVFARARKGLFEEGISTSKMYLDPARPGVEDLLDMITAGVRSSMTYAGAASLAEFRERAVVGVQSAAGYEEGRPLQQSW from the coding sequence ATGCGCTTCATCAACCCGCCCACCACCGACCTCACCTACTCCGACGTCTTCCTCGTACCGTCGGCGTCCGAGGTCATCTCCCGCTTCGACGTCGATCTCTCGTCGGACGACGGCACGGGCACCACGATCCCGCTGGTCGTCGCCAACATGACGGCGGTGACCGGTCGGCGCATGGTCGAGACCGTGGCGCGGCGCGGCGGCATCGGTGTCCTGCCGCAGGACGTGCCCGTCGAGGTGATCGCCGAGGTCACGTCGTGGGTGAAGGACCGCCACCCGGTCTTCGAGACGCCGCTCAAGCTGCAGCCCGGCAACACCGTGATCGACGCACTCCACCTCATGTACAAGCGTGCCCACGGCGCCGTGCTCGTCGTCGACGGCGGCGTCTGCGTTGGCGTGGTCACCGCGGCCGACTGCGAGGAGGTGGACCGCTTCGCCTCCCTCGAGTCCGTGATGCGTCCGGCCCCGGCCCCCTTCGAGGCGTCGCTGTTCGACGACAATCCCGCCGTGGCCCTGCAGAAGGCCTTCGAGGAACTCGACGGCGCCCGCGCCTCCCTGGCGCCGGTGGTGCGGGACGGCGTCCTGCAGGGCGTCATCACGCGGACCGGCGCGCTCCGTTCCACCATCTACGAGCCGGCGCTCGATGCGGCGGGCAAGCTCCGCGTAGCGGCGGCGGTGGGCATCAACGGCGACGTGGAGGCCAAGGCCGCGGCGCTGCTGGACGCCGGGGTCGACGTCCTCGTCGTCGACACCGCCCACGGCCACCAGCGCAAGATGCTCGACGCGCTCGCCGTCGTACGCGGCCTCGATCCGAAGGTCCCCATCGTCGCCGGCAACGTGGTCAGCGCCGACGGCGTGCGCGACCTCGTCGCCGCTGGGGCCTCCATCATCAAGGTCGGCGTCGGCCCGGGTGCCATGTGCACCACGCGCATGATGACCGCCGTCGGACGCCCGCAGTTCTCCGCCGTCCACGAGTGCGCCCAGGCGGCGGCCGAGCTCGGCGCCCATGTGTGGGCCGACGGCGGCGTGCGGTACCCGCGCGACGTCGCCCTCGCCCTCGCCGCCGGCGCGAGCCAGGTCATGATCGGCTCCTGGTTCGCGGGGACCTACGAGAGCCCCGGCGACCTGCAGACCGACAGCGACGGACGCCGGTACAAGGAGAGCTTCGGCATGGCCTCCGCGCGCGCGGTGCAGAACCGGACGCGCCGCGACGACGTGTTCGCACGGGCCCGCAAGGGCCTCTTCGAGGAGGGAATCTCCACCTCGAAGATGTACCTCGATCCTGCCCGGCCGGGCGTGGAGGACCTCCTCGACATGATCACCGCCGGCGTGCGCAGTTCCATGACCTATGCCGGCGCGGCATCGCTCGCGGAGTTCCGCGAGCGTGCTGTCGTGGGCGTGCAGTCGGCGGCGGGCTACGAGGAGGGGCGGCCGCTCCAGCAGAGCTGGTAG
- a CDS encoding hemolysin family protein — MEWIYLAVGLLLVLGTGFFVAVEFALVALDQTYVQRAVDDGDTKAEPLLRCLKSLSTQLSSCQLGITLTTLLTGYVMEPSVGRLLETPLGALGLSEALVASTSLIIAMVLATLLSMLLGELVPKNLSISLPFRVGKALARPQLVFTAVFKPAIIVLNGFSNRILNVFGLEAKEEISGARTPSELSSLVRRSAEMGTLDQGTATFLARTFSFSERTAADVMTPRIRMEVIDSDQTVADVVEAARRTGYSRFPLIGDSADDIRGVVHVKKAVAVPRHKRAELPAGTIMTEVLRVPETVHLDSLLRELREANLQLAVVLDEYGGTAGVATLEDLVEEIVGEVKDEHDKLKPGVLQSAAGDWFFPGLMRPDEVTVQIPGLVVPDEAGYETVAGFIMAELGRVAAPGDRVELPAGTLSVERMDGRRIDRVQFRPAPKPVGDHHVDSPDGVAADSAVVPEHQSVDLSARTHDGPRPALAGSTAVRKDDR, encoded by the coding sequence GTGGAATGGATCTATCTGGCCGTCGGCCTCCTCCTCGTCCTCGGGACGGGGTTCTTCGTGGCCGTCGAGTTCGCGCTCGTCGCGCTCGACCAGACCTATGTGCAGCGCGCCGTCGACGACGGCGACACGAAGGCCGAGCCGCTGCTGCGGTGCCTGAAGTCGCTGTCCACGCAGCTCTCGAGCTGTCAGCTGGGTATCACGCTCACCACGCTGCTCACGGGCTACGTGATGGAACCGTCCGTCGGGCGGCTCCTCGAAACGCCCCTGGGCGCGCTCGGCCTGTCGGAGGCGCTGGTGGCCTCGACGTCCCTCATCATCGCGATGGTCCTGGCGACACTGCTGTCGATGCTCCTCGGCGAACTCGTGCCCAAGAACCTCTCCATCTCGCTGCCCTTCCGGGTCGGCAAGGCGCTGGCCCGCCCGCAGCTGGTGTTCACGGCCGTCTTCAAGCCGGCCATCATCGTGCTCAACGGTTTCTCGAACCGCATCCTCAACGTCTTCGGACTCGAGGCCAAGGAGGAGATCTCGGGCGCGAGGACGCCGTCGGAGCTCTCGTCCCTCGTGCGCCGGTCCGCCGAGATGGGCACGCTCGACCAGGGCACGGCCACCTTCCTCGCACGGACGTTCAGCTTCTCGGAGCGGACGGCCGCCGACGTCATGACGCCGCGTATCCGCATGGAGGTCATCGACTCCGACCAGACCGTGGCCGACGTGGTCGAGGCCGCACGGCGCACCGGCTACTCGCGGTTCCCGCTCATCGGGGACTCCGCCGACGACATCCGTGGAGTGGTCCACGTCAAGAAGGCCGTCGCGGTTCCCCGCCACAAGCGTGCGGAGCTGCCCGCCGGCACCATCATGACCGAGGTCCTGCGCGTCCCGGAGACCGTGCACCTCGACTCACTCCTCCGCGAGCTCCGCGAGGCGAACCTCCAGCTCGCCGTCGTGCTCGACGAATACGGTGGCACCGCCGGTGTCGCCACGCTCGAGGACCTGGTCGAGGAGATCGTCGGCGAGGTCAAGGACGAGCACGACAAGCTGAAGCCGGGCGTACTGCAGAGCGCCGCGGGAGACTGGTTCTTCCCGGGGCTCATGCGTCCCGACGAGGTCACGGTGCAGATCCCTGGACTCGTGGTACCGGATGAAGCCGGCTACGAGACCGTCGCCGGGTTCATCATGGCCGAACTCGGCCGGGTCGCGGCGCCGGGTGACCGGGTCGAGCTCCCGGCGGGCACCCTCTCGGTCGAGCGCATGGACGGGCGCCGCATCGACCGGGTCCAGTTCCGGCCCGCACCGAAACCTGTGGGGGACCATCACGTGGACAGCCCGGACGGGGTGGCCGCTGACAGCGCCGTCGTCCCCGAACACCAGTCGGTCGACCTGAGCGCCCGCACGCATGACGGGCCGCGGCCCGCCCTCGCCGGCAGTACTGCCGTACGGAAGGACGACCGATGA
- a CDS encoding hemolysin family protein translates to MSDWAGILWLVILLMGNAFFVGAEFAVMSARRSQIEPLAEAGSKRARTTIWAMEHVSLMLACSQLGITVCSLLILQVAEPAIHHLFVVPFEAVGVPEGVADGVAFGLALMLVTFLHVTFGEMVPKNISVSVADKAALLLAPPLVLIARVVHPVISSLNWSANHILRVLGVEPKDEVSSTYTLEEVQSIVEESTKSGLVDDESGLITSALEFSGQTAETTMVPLSELVTVRTDATPEDFERAVGRTGFSRFVMVDDHGNLTGYMHLKDIMSMPQAMYRRPITENKVRTLANLSLHDEIEDALTVMQRTGSHLARVLGPDGSTRGVLFLEDVIEQLVGEIRDATQNQGARRTGEGVNGTETPVA, encoded by the coding sequence ATGAGCGACTGGGCAGGAATTCTCTGGCTCGTGATCCTCCTGATGGGCAACGCCTTCTTCGTCGGGGCCGAGTTCGCGGTGATGTCCGCGCGCCGCAGCCAGATCGAACCTCTCGCCGAGGCGGGCTCGAAGCGCGCCAGGACCACGATCTGGGCCATGGAGCACGTGTCCCTCATGCTCGCCTGCTCCCAGCTGGGCATCACGGTGTGTTCGCTCCTGATCCTGCAGGTCGCCGAGCCTGCGATCCATCACCTGTTCGTCGTCCCGTTCGAGGCCGTCGGGGTGCCGGAGGGAGTGGCGGACGGCGTCGCCTTCGGCCTGGCCCTGATGCTGGTCACCTTCCTCCACGTGACCTTCGGCGAGATGGTGCCGAAGAACATCTCGGTCTCCGTCGCCGACAAGGCAGCGCTGCTCCTGGCTCCGCCGCTCGTCCTGATCGCGCGCGTCGTCCATCCTGTGATCTCCTCGCTGAACTGGTCCGCGAACCACATCCTGCGTGTACTCGGCGTGGAGCCGAAGGACGAGGTCTCCTCGACCTACACGCTCGAGGAAGTGCAGTCCATCGTGGAGGAGTCCACGAAGAGCGGGCTGGTCGACGACGAGTCCGGGCTCATCACCAGTGCGCTCGAGTTCTCCGGCCAGACCGCCGAGACCACCATGGTTCCCCTCAGCGAGCTCGTCACCGTCCGGACCGATGCGACTCCCGAGGACTTCGAGCGGGCGGTGGGCCGTACCGGGTTCTCCCGCTTCGTGATGGTGGACGACCACGGCAACCTCACCGGCTACATGCACCTGAAGGACATCATGTCGATGCCGCAGGCGATGTACCGCAGGCCCATCACGGAGAACAAGGTCCGCACGCTCGCCAACCTGTCGCTCCATGACGAGATCGAGGACGCCCTCACCGTGATGCAGCGGACGGGCTCGCACCTCGCACGCGTCCTGGGACCGGACGGCTCGACCCGTGGCGTGCTCTTCCTGGAGGACGTGATCGAGCAGCTCGTCGGCGAGATCCGGGATGCGACGCAGAACCAGGGCGCCCGGAGGACGGGCGAGGGCGTCAACGGGACGGAGACCCCCGTCGCCTGA
- a CDS encoding metal ABC transporter solute-binding protein, Zn/Mn family gives MPLSRRLAVPALLAVSTLGLAACGDGGSGAPGSSGADDGVLTIVTPTNVYGDIAAAVGGDDVEVTAIVTSLSQDPHSYEPTVQDKLSVSGADLVIENGGGYDAFLGRLADETGVATVLSAVEVSGLEEGHEEGHEEGHEDTDGASGASAGASGDASADASAHEEGHQHGTFNEHVWYDLPAMVGLADAIAEELGRLDGDNAEAYRERADAFAAQLQPIQDGLAALASDGPGGEVAVTEPVPAYLLEAAGLENVTPEEFSEAIEEETDVPVAVLQEMKTLVSGGTLAFLAYNGQTEGSQTEAVRSAADDAGLPVLDFTETLPEGEDYVSWMTANTENIEAALAS, from the coding sequence ATGCCCCTTTCCCGCCGTCTCGCCGTGCCCGCCCTCCTGGCGGTCTCCACCCTCGGCCTCGCCGCATGCGGGGACGGCGGGTCCGGGGCTCCGGGATCCTCCGGCGCCGACGACGGTGTGCTCACGATCGTGACCCCCACGAACGTGTACGGGGACATCGCCGCAGCCGTGGGAGGGGACGACGTCGAGGTGACGGCCATCGTCACCAGCCTCAGCCAGGACCCCCACTCCTACGAGCCAACCGTGCAGGACAAGCTGTCGGTGTCCGGGGCCGATCTCGTGATCGAGAACGGCGGAGGCTACGACGCGTTCCTCGGCAGGCTCGCCGACGAGACGGGTGTGGCGACGGTGCTCAGCGCCGTCGAGGTGTCAGGCCTCGAGGAGGGTCACGAGGAGGGTCACGAGGAGGGTCACGAGGACACGGACGGCGCCTCCGGCGCTTCTGCCGGCGCCTCCGGTGATGCCTCTGCCGACGCCTCGGCCCACGAGGAAGGCCACCAGCACGGCACGTTCAACGAGCACGTCTGGTACGACCTCCCTGCGATGGTGGGGCTCGCCGACGCCATCGCCGAGGAGCTCGGCCGGCTCGACGGGGACAACGCCGAAGCGTACCGCGAGCGGGCGGACGCCTTCGCCGCGCAGCTCCAGCCGATCCAGGACGGGCTCGCCGCCCTCGCCTCGGACGGACCCGGGGGTGAGGTCGCCGTGACCGAGCCGGTCCCCGCCTACCTCCTGGAGGCGGCGGGCCTCGAGAACGTCACGCCGGAGGAATTCAGCGAGGCCATCGAGGAGGAGACGGATGTCCCTGTCGCGGTGCTCCAGGAGATGAAGACGCTCGTGTCCGGCGGGACCCTCGCCTTCCTTGCCTACAATGGGCAGACCGAAGGATCGCAGACGGAAGCGGTACGCTCCGCGGCCGACGACGCGGGCCTCCCCGTCCTCGACTTCACCGAGACACTGCCCGAGGGCGAGGACTACGTCTCCTGGATGACTGCCAACACGGAGAACATCGAGGCTGCCCTCGCCTCCTGA
- a CDS encoding metal ABC transporter ATP-binding protein: MTSTMPGQASPDGAGGTPAIRLRGAALSFGDRTLWEGLDLDIMPGEFFAVLGPNGSGKTSFLKVLLGLQPLDTGTATIAGRPITRGSRNLGYIPQQKSFPPETPLRARDLVGLGVDGHRWGLRMRNRHYDETVHRLLRDVGAESYADAPVGLLSGGEQQRLRAAQALATDPAVLLCDEPLLSLDLNHQQAVSALIDRQRREKNSAVVFVTHEINPVIDYVDRVLYLADGRFRVGSPAEVMTSEVLSELYDSPVEVLHSNGRIVVVGLPDATTHHHESA, from the coding sequence ATGACCTCGACGATGCCCGGCCAGGCCTCCCCGGACGGGGCAGGCGGGACGCCGGCGATCCGCCTGCGCGGCGCGGCGCTCTCCTTCGGCGACCGGACGCTGTGGGAGGGACTTGACCTCGACATCATGCCCGGCGAGTTCTTCGCCGTGCTCGGCCCCAACGGGTCGGGGAAGACGAGCTTCCTGAAGGTTCTCCTGGGCCTGCAGCCGCTCGACACCGGCACGGCGACCATCGCCGGCCGGCCCATCACCCGCGGCAGCCGGAACCTCGGCTACATCCCGCAGCAAAAGTCCTTCCCGCCCGAGACGCCGCTCCGGGCCCGGGACCTCGTGGGCCTCGGCGTCGACGGCCACCGGTGGGGCCTGAGGATGCGCAACCGCCACTACGACGAGACAGTGCACAGGCTCCTGCGCGACGTCGGCGCGGAGTCCTACGCGGACGCCCCTGTCGGGCTGCTGTCCGGCGGCGAGCAGCAGCGGCTGCGCGCGGCCCAGGCACTCGCCACGGACCCGGCGGTACTCCTGTGCGACGAGCCCCTGCTGTCGCTGGACCTGAACCACCAGCAGGCGGTCAGCGCCCTCATCGACCGGCAGCGCCGCGAGAAGAACAGCGCCGTGGTGTTCGTGACCCACGAGATCAATCCCGTGATCGACTACGTGGACCGCGTGCTCTACCTCGCGGACGGCAGGTTCCGCGTCGGGTCACCCGCCGAGGTCATGACCAGCGAGGTGCTCTCCGAGCTCTACGACAGCCCCGTCGAGGTCCTGCACAGCAACGGCCGGATCGTCGTCGTCGGACTGCCCGACGCCACCACCCACCACCACGAGAGCGCCTAG